A stretch of Candidatus Thermoplasmatota archaeon DNA encodes these proteins:
- a CDS encoding archaellum operon transcriptional activator EarA family protein, whose translation MSKENKQLVSPELIRPLAIRALRRSNVRKKIAEYLFDISPSYSYTSEIAYHVRTTPSNVIGAIRGMDTRYKEEESLLYLNIIEEKNCGNGSIRLYGITDFGKEMLRTIKDHR comes from the coding sequence ATGTCAAAAGAAAATAAACAATTAGTTTCACCAGAATTAATCCGTCCGTTAGCAATTCGTGCATTACGGAGAAGTAATGTTCGAAAGAAAATTGCCGAGTATCTCTTTGATATTAGTCCTAGTTACAGTTACACCTCAGAGATAGCATATCATGTTCGGACAACGCCATCGAATGTTATCGGTGCCATACGAGGAATGGATACTCGATATAAAGAAGAAGAGTCACTTCTTTATTTAAACATCATCGAAGAAAAAAATTGTGGAAATGGAAGTATCCGATTGTATGGAATTACTGATTTTGGTAAAGAAATGCTAAGAACGATAAAAGATCATCGCTGA
- a CDS encoding DMT family transporter, whose protein sequence is MNNNMIGSQQKNVLHSYFYIIIILPIIFWACAFPFIKIGLQYLSPINLTIMRLFFVCIIFLFMMIIKPRCFSKIDIVDIPRFFLLGFFGVVVYHLGLNYGETLISASAASLIIATIPIFVVMFAALFLKENISFKLLSGILFSLSGVIIISLFGTADASLEINYVLAAGAVLVAAVVGAGYTIGGKKLLARYSALSLTAYVFLFGFLGLIPLVSTSLIDEISIMPLAGWGVVLFLALFPTVIGYVLWYIALDMKTASEISVFLYFTPVVSTMISALFFNEQITMLFLVGGFLVLFGLYIVNTSTRKKT, encoded by the coding sequence ATGAATAATAACATGATTGGTAGTCAGCAAAAAAATGTTCTTCATAGCTATTTCTATATTATTATCATCCTTCCAATTATTTTTTGGGCATGTGCTTTTCCGTTTATTAAAATTGGTTTACAATATTTATCCCCAATCAATTTGACCATCATGCGGCTTTTTTTTGTTTGCATCATTTTTTTATTTATGATGATTATTAAACCAAGATGTTTTTCAAAAATAGATATAGTTGACATTCCAAGGTTTTTCCTCCTTGGTTTTTTTGGGGTGGTCGTTTATCATCTTGGATTAAACTACGGGGAAACTTTGATTTCCGCTAGTGCCGCAAGTCTGATAATTGCCACAATTCCAATTTTTGTTGTAATGTTTGCTGCACTATTTCTTAAGGAAAACATTTCATTTAAACTTCTCAGTGGTATTCTCTTTTCTTTAAGTGGTGTTATTATTATTTCATTATTTGGTACCGCAGATGCATCTCTAGAAATCAACTACGTTCTTGCTGCTGGTGCTGTTTTAGTTGCTGCAGTTGTTGGAGCAGGATATACAATCGGAGGGAAAAAACTCCTCGCCAGATATTCTGCATTGTCATTAACAGCATATGTATTTTTATTTGGCTTTCTTGGATTAATTCCCTTAGTAAGTACATCGTTAATTGATGAAATAAGTATCATGCCTCTAGCTGGATGGGGGGTAGTTCTTTTTTTAGCACTTTTTCCGACCGTAATCGGATATGTTTTATGGTACATCGCTTTAGATATGAAAACTGCATCAGAAATCAGTGTTTTTTTATATTTTACTCCTGTGGTATCAACAATGATCAGCGCATTATTTTTTAATGAACAAATAACCATGCTGTTTTTAGTGGGTGGATTTC